The DNA segment ACAGCTGCCAACTCAACCCATCGCAGCGGGCCACGCCCGCCTTGCGTGATCAGCTCGAAATGGCGATAACCGGCCACCGGGCGCTGGCTGGTCCAGGCCCGGGCAGGACGCCAGGCCATCAGCTGGCGACGAACACCTGACTCACGGTGCTCTCAATCACGTGACCCGAAGCCGCGATCATGTCGGTGTTGTCGGCGATGAATTGCTCCATCACCCCGGGGGCGGCTTGCATCACCGCGCAAACCTTGCTGGGGTCGTCCTTGCTGACACCCCGGTAGAGCGAAGTGATGCCAGCGATTTTCTGAAGCGGCAGGGATGCGTCATAGGTGGCGACCCATTCGGCAAATGACTTGGTGATGGTGAAGGTGAGGACGTGGGTTTCCATCGACCAGCACAACAGCGTCGGTGGACGCTATCACCAACTTTCATCGTCCTCATCGGCGACCGTTGGGATCCGACGAACCTGATCCTGAGGGCAAGACAGCACTCTCATTAAGGCCTACTCTTGAGAATGAGCGAGGAGAAGCTGTGACATCGTCGTCTGCCCCTGCCGCTACGGACACCACCCTGCAGCAGGGGCTGCATCAGGACGGCCGCCGTCTAACCCCGCAGCGCAAAAGGGTTCTTGAGCTGTTCGAGCGCTGTGGGTCCGGCTGCCACCTCAGTGCCGAAGAGGTGCACCAGCAGCTGGCGGCCCTTGAGATGAAGGTGTCTCTGGCAACGGTGTATCGCACCCTGCGCCTGCTGGCCGACATGGGTCTGCTCCAGGAACTGGAGCTCAGTGAGGGGGGGCGACGCTTTGAGCTCGCCGTTGACGATCACCGCCAACATCACCATGTGGTGTGCATCCGCTGCGGCCGCACCGAGGAATTCGAAAGTGAAACTGTGCTGGAAGCAGGAGCTGCCGCCGCCACCCATGTTGGTTTTCAGTTGATTGAATCGAGCCTGAACGTTCGTGCGATCTGCCCCAAATGTCAGGGATAGATCGCAACACCTAAATCATTCAGCGCGAAATTCCTTGTCGTAAAGATCAGCCACCAGAAGCTCAATCAGCTCGACGGACACCAGTTCCTTTTCCCGTCTCAAGGTGTTCAACAAGATCTGAACCTGGCGGTGATGCATCAACGACACTTCACCCATCTCCAACCATCGGGCAGTGAGCAGGTTTTGAAGACGTTGGCGTGGCGACGATGGTGACATCAGATGCGCCCTGTTTCGCACACTGAAGCCAGCAGCACAGCCTCTGAAAAGGTGTGAGCAACACAAGTCTTCCGAAGCTTTTGTGAAGCGGACGCGCGGGCTGCTTACTGAGGATGCTCGTTGCAGGGCATCCAGTAGCGATCGCCCATGCGATGCACACCCTCACAACCCAATTGGCGCGCCTGTTCCTCCGCCTGTTCGCGGCTGGGATAGGCCAGATAGCGGGGGTTGGTGGTGGAGCGGATCTGAATCAAGCCC comes from the Synechococcus sp. A15-62 genome and includes:
- a CDS encoding TIGR02450 family Trp-rich protein codes for the protein MAWRPARAWTSQRPVAGYRHFELITQGGRGPLRWVELAAVLAPSHRERVLWSELKDPTRWSSGWQSIPESDEDSSTQ
- a CDS encoding DUF3764 family protein, which codes for METHVLTFTITKSFAEWVATYDASLPLQKIAGITSLYRGVSKDDPSKVCAVMQAAPGVMEQFIADNTDMIAASGHVIESTVSQVFVAS
- a CDS encoding Fur family transcriptional regulator gives rise to the protein MTSSSAPAATDTTLQQGLHQDGRRLTPQRKRVLELFERCGSGCHLSAEEVHQQLAALEMKVSLATVYRTLRLLADMGLLQELELSEGGRRFELAVDDHRQHHHVVCIRCGRTEEFESETVLEAGAAAATHVGFQLIESSLNVRAICPKCQG